A region from the Candidatus Eisenbacteria bacterium genome encodes:
- the folB gene encoding dihydroneopterin aldolase, with protein MDVIRLHDVTVFPRLGVAEIEKEWVQKVTLDVELHLDLSPAVSSDDVARTVDYEKIYGRIREVAHSRKYHLIESLAGEIAETILSEFSVGRTVVRVRKTNLPFDANLSCVEVELERARE; from the coding sequence ATGGATGTGATCCGCTTGCACGACGTCACCGTCTTCCCTCGCCTCGGTGTCGCCGAGATCGAGAAGGAGTGGGTTCAGAAGGTCACCCTGGATGTGGAGCTTCACCTGGACCTCTCCCCGGCAGTCTCCTCGGACGACGTCGCCCGGACCGTCGACTACGAGAAGATCTACGGGCGCATACGGGAGGTGGCCCATTCGCGGAAGTACCACCTGATCGAGTCGCTGGCGGGGGAGATCGCGGAGACGATTCTCAGCGAGTTCTCGGTCGGCAGGACGGTGGTGCGGGTAAGGAAGACGAATCTCCCCTTCGATGCGAACCTGAGCTGCGTCGAGGTCGAACTGGAGCGCGCCAGGGAGTGA
- the folK gene encoding 2-amino-4-hydroxy-6-hydroxymethyldihydropteridine diphosphokinase translates to MRAFVGVGSNLGDRAATLCHALQALRALAATGSLRASHVYETRPWGLREQPDFLNAVAVFDTELDGLTLLAALGEMERAAGRSAPERPWGPRTLDLDILDLDGRVVADSALTLPHPRIAERAFVLVPLCELDPDWRDPLTGRTAAEMLVALDPDPSEVRPVGRCDPEEGRFLAGEAGPELPRD, encoded by the coding sequence GTGAGGGCGTTCGTAGGAGTCGGATCCAACTTGGGCGACCGCGCCGCGACCCTCTGCCACGCCCTCCAGGCCCTTCGCGCCCTCGCCGCGACGGGAAGCCTGCGCGCAAGCCATGTCTATGAGACCCGGCCCTGGGGGCTCCGCGAGCAGCCCGATTTCCTGAACGCGGTCGCGGTCTTCGACACGGAACTCGACGGGCTGACCCTCCTGGCGGCGCTGGGGGAGATGGAGAGAGCCGCCGGGAGGAGCGCTCCGGAGCGGCCCTGGGGACCGCGAACCCTCGACCTCGACATCCTGGACCTGGACGGGCGCGTCGTCGCGGACTCCGCGCTGACCCTTCCGCATCCGAGGATCGCGGAGCGGGCCTTCGTGCTGGTTCCTCTATGCGAGCTGGATCCCGACTGGAGGGACCCGTTGACAGGACGGACGGCGGCCGAGATGCTGGTCGCGTTGGATCCCGACCCATCCGAGGTTCGGCCGGTCGGGCGCTGTGATCCCGAGGAGGGACGATTCCTTGCAGGAGAGGCAGGACCCGAGCTTCCTCGCGATTGA